The Glycine soja cultivar W05 chromosome 19, ASM419377v2, whole genome shotgun sequence genomic sequence AAAAGTCAAAATATGCTCTTAAACCTAAATGACAAAAAGATAATATTGGATGATCTTAATATTTattgtagtttttattttagaataatatgatattgaaaaatgaataattagtATTAATGTTTAGTTgttatttcccttttttatcTCCCTTTAATTTAGCTGTAGCATTAaggttattttttctttgacaCTGATGAACCTTTTAATCTTCAAACGAAAAATAATCAGAATTTATGCTCCTGTGGACtgggaagaaaaaatataaattaaaaatacaagaaaaaaaaatcaagttagtATGAAATGCATCATTAGATGAGTGTTTAATGAGATCGAGTaaacagagaaaaaaatcataaaaatgttataaacaatattatgtttaatttttacttattgTAAAAAAGTATTGTCAATTACCAAAAAATCATcgtgaatataattttaaagtaattgttattaaataagaaaatttctCATATAagacaatatatatttaaacgatagcaaaaaaaattataaatatattctaattaagGGATAGCCGCGCCGAACTTACTTTTAGAAAAAATggaattaaacaattttattatagataattggtataattttcttaaagcaCCAATCATCctgaaatacataaaataattaatattatattaatcatttaggatgaaattatttaactccatttttgtttgaataagTTAAACAACCCCTATAATTAAATGAGAGAATAAATTATACACTCGTGTAAAGTGTaaagtaatttatattatcatttatttactgacgatgatttttaatttattagataaTGAAAAAGATTCACGTACACTCACCGTACATGAtcattaatctttaattaaatgCACCAAAATTTGTCTCAGCAGTATTGTAAGAACTCATCAAGATTTTGACGCGGACGGGTCTTGCCACCAGATTGGATTCTTGACCAATTCACAAACAAACGTTTAGCCGCCCCCATTTCTCATCTTATTTTAGTCGTCTATGTTACTTGTATACGAATCGTATATACATACACTGCCAGATCCTACATGcaacaattaataatattttagaatatcattttctttgtaaaatatcattttctttttatatcttttgatattttatttttttccaaaaaaattaataatattttagaatttcaaagtttagtttttttttccaaatatacTCGTATTTAATTCCTATTAATTACTAGCTAGTAGTAcaattatcaaatattaatatattaaatgagaatattttagtttaagtataataattttaattctattaaatatttttttatttatgtgtaacaagtttaaacataaaaaaatatgaaaaaaatggaaaggaGGTAATGCTCTTATTCCAATATTGCTAAAAAAGACGTCTagctatatttaataaattcctGTTTCTCGAGAAGGATTGAAGCATGAAtgtggaaacaaaaaaaaaaatgtagcatTTAGATATTCAACTAGTATTTTAGTCTCTCAATGATTGTCGTTCTTATCGTATAGTATTAGTATTAGTATAGCCGCCGGCCACGTGTGAGTTGGTATGTGTGGTGTCGAAGCGTAAATGCATGGTGATGGACAGCGAGGGTTAGCTGAGTCTGAAATGTGAATTATTTATAGAGAGCCAAACTTGGAGGAAATAGTAAAAAATTGAGGGGAAGACATGGGAAAAGCTTGGGTAGGCCTGGTGGTATTGCTGTGTTTGATTGTCACGGCCATCGCCGAACAATGCGGTCGTCAAGCTGGCGGGCAGACATGTCCCAACAACCTATGCTGCAGCCAGTACGGTTGGTGTGGAAACACCGAAGAATACTGTTCCCCTTCTAAGAACTGCCAGAGCAACTGCTGGGGAGGCGGCGGCGGTGGCggtggcggcggcggcggtGAAAGTGCTTCTAATGTCCGCGCCACATATCATTACTATGAGCCAGAGCAACACGGGTGGGACTTGAACGCCGTGAGTGCTTATTGCTCAACTTGGGACGCTAGCAAACCTTACTCATGGCGCAGTAAATATGGCTGGACCGCTTTCTGTGGTCCCGTTGGTCCTCGTGGCCGTGATTCTTGTGGAAAGTGCTTGCGGGTAAGAatatataattacttattttgttgttttgggGGTGGAAGATGActgacgatgatgatgatgataatgcaGGTGACAAATACAGGAACAGGAGCAAACACAATTGTGAGAATCGTAGATCAGTGCAGCAACGGAGGGTTGGATTTGGACGTGGGAGTGTTCAATCGGATAGACACAGATGGAAGAGGATATCAACAGGGGCATCTCATTGTTAACTATCAGTTTGTGGATTGTGGGAATGAGCTCGACCTCACCAAACCTTTACTCTCCATCCTCGATGCTCCCTAATTAATACTAGCTCTCTGTAATAAACAATAAAGTGAATGTGTGAGTTGCAGATCTAGAGTCTTTCTATTCGGAAAGACCTATATATAGAATTCATACTCACGTGCTctgaataattaatattttgttgtcTCCATCACTATTTTTCAGAATCTATATATCAAAGATTGCAGGAAAAAAAAGGTATAATATGATCTACCCAAATTTGAGGTTTTAAATTGGGGTTACTACAATGTCACGACATTTGATATtgcaaaaaatacaaataaatatgaCTAAACCGATCACAGTAGATACTAGCTAGATAGATACGAAGActataaagttttaaaaatatctttgttTTAGTCCATGGGAGGAGTTATTGGTTACTTCAATTAATCCACGTTAACGGGTAAGGCATCCATTGATTTGAGGATAAGGATGAATAGTGGAGACTTGCTTAGGTTCatgaatgaaaattttcaacGCGACAGTCAGGGAGGGAAACGTGAGGCAGATAACGACGATAATTGACGGCGAGTTAGATGACAATCCAtcaatgtttaaaaataaagaaatgttaACAAAACATCCTTTAACAcacttttctttaaaatatctgTAAAGAACCACCTCTGCAGATTGACTCTTTTGCGCTAACATTCAATTCTCCATCAAGCACTTAATTGTCATCCAAAATTCCAAGGTTTGAGTTGAATTATTATTTCTCAATAAatgtaatgataaaatttataataatattttcatttaattaataaaaaattataagaaaatagatagttaaattatttattcaaatgttttttttttttttacaattcaagGCATCTTATCagaaattatacaattataattttttttatcagaaactCAAGCTCTAGTCtacattaattttgtttttagctTGTAGATTGCCGTGTCTCTAAGGACACATGAGGGATTGAGTTGCCAAATACGAAATTTTCtttctaatatattatattttattgactAAAATTACATAATCTTCATTAATTTGAGAAGGTTAACTATTACCTGCAAAATACGAAATTAGGCACACATAAAGTAAAGGTTGAATTAAATGTTTGTTCTTTGTGTCaactttccttttaattttatactttttttattgcattttaatCCTTATGCTTAAAAATTTACTCAGATAAGAAACTAACGAAGTAAAAAGCAAAATTTTGGTATACAAGGatgaaaacataataaattttttagatatAAGGAATAAAACGAAAAATTAACACAAATACAGGCAATAAGTAATTAGttaagtttagaaaaaaaaaagtaccatCTCTGATCACAATGatatattaatcattaattttatggtatacttattttagtatttatcaCATCATGTTACTTAATGACatgtttgaataatttttttcataaaaaattatgaaaaaaagaaaaaaaaaatgaaatacatatttacacaggttaaaattaatttatacacaaattaaaagttattttttaaaaatctaatataagaaaacttctataaattacataattgatgttttttttcttcttttcttttactctCTCCATATATATCATCTGGCATTCAGaactgataaataaaaaatctagcATTGCTTCTGGTTGTTGTTATCGAGTATTGAAATAGCAGCCGGTTCCGCACGGTGCGGGTTGGAATGTATGATGTATCGTGTCGTAAGTCGTAACATAAATGAATCATGATGCATGGAAGACCACCTCTAGAACTATAAATAGCGAGCCAAACATTGGAAAAAATATGTGAAAGGTTAAGTGCGATCGAGTTAGATAGAGATCATGGAAAAAGTTGGGGTAAGGCTGGTGGTATTGCTGTGTTTCATTGTGACGGCGGCGATGGCCCAAAACTGCGGGCGACAAGCTGGTGGGCAGACATGTGGCAACAACCTATGCTGCAGCCAATACGGTTGGTGTGGGAACAGCGAAGATCATTGTTCTCCCTCTAAGAACTGCCAAAGCACATGCTGGGGCAGTGGCGGTGGCGGAGGAGGCGGTGAAAGTGCGTCTAATGTTCGCGCCACGTATCATAACTATTTACCAGAGCAACACGGGTGGGACTTGAACGCCGTGAGTGCTTATTGCTCAACTTGGGACGCTGCCAAACCTTACTCTTGGCGCAGCAAATATGGCTGGACTGCTTTCTGTGGCCCCGTTGGACCTCGCGGCCGTGATGCTTGTGGAAAATGCCTCCGGGTAACAGATTTAAATACATTTAACAGACTTTTCAAATTAGTTCTTgattaattacaatatttttaaaaatctaaaattacaaaaaatctgattaaatataaattcaagTGACTGCTactttcaagaaaagaaaagtataaTTGTGATTTTGTATTAATATCGGTGAAGAGATTAGGGttcatatttttaaacttatgtttaatcaaatttttaaaatttaaaatagttgtaattttaattttttttaaactaatcaaaaactaatttgaaaaaaaaatctttaattaatgAGAAGATTTATGACATTGGTAACCTTCACAGTTTTTGGAGCATGATACAAACtcttcatatttaattattatatatatatatgtggttGTTTTGgggaaggaagatgatgatgatgatgatggatgTAGGTGACGAATACAGGGACGGGAGCGAACATAATTGTGAGAATTGTTGATCAGTGCAGCAACGGAGGGTTAGATTTGGACGTGGGAGTGTTCAATCGGATAGACACAGATGGAAGAGGATATCAACAGGGGCATCTCATTGTTAACTATCAGTTTGTCAACTGTGGGGATTAATTAGTTGCAACAATATGCAACTTACTAAACCTAATTTACTCCACATATCCTCGATGCTAGCTCCTTAATTAATAAACATCGATCGTGGTCTTTACCTAAGTAATCATCAATAAGTGGGGTTCGGGATTTTGTATATCTTATCCTTATTAATGACATTAAAATCCAACTACtttgtttatttcttactcTCTCTTTACAAAATCTATATTTATGAATTTCGACCCGAAAAAGTATGCTCTAATAATTAATCGATCCATAAacgattttttaaattgtggttaCTACAATGTCACGAGGTtgatattacaaaaaaaataattataaataaataagacatTATGACCAATGCGATCGCAATTGTATATAATAGACTATATACGATTTGaagactataaaaaaaatatgttgcagACCCAATGACAATCataatttctaaataaataattgtactttgataataaaaaataaaataaaaatgtgtttaaaaataattatttaacagtTATTTGTATTTAAGTGTTAAAGAATTGATGATTCATTAAATTTTGACTACAAATATAAAAACTGGAGGGACTAaaagtaaaaagtgaaaaataacgaagaaataaaaaaaggtccAACTCAGACTAAAagcaaaaagtgaaaaataacaaaaaaataaaaaaagacccAGCCCAGATGTTTGGCTCAGCGCGTAACTCGCACTGAACGAAGACATAGGCGCTAAGCACGAGAGTTAGTAGTCGTGCTCAGCACCCGCAAAAACAAAACACGCTAAGCGAGAGGAGTCTGCTAAGTGttaaagaataattatttaacCGTTATTTGCATTTAAGTGTTAAAGAATTGattattcattaaattttgGCTACAAATATAAAAACTGGAGGGGCTAAAagcaaaaagtgaaaaataacaaagaaataaaaaaaaggcccAGCCCAGATGTTTGGCTCAGCGCGTAACTCGCACTGAACGAAGACATAGGCGCTAAGCGAGGCGTTAAGCACGAGAGTTAGTATTCGTGCTCAGCGCCCGCTATAGAAACAAAACACGCTAAGCGAGAGGAGTTTGTTAAGCACGCGATCCAATAGAACTGAACGCGCTAAACACGAGGAGCCCGCTAAGCACATGATCTACATGTGTTAAGCGAGCCTACGCAAgcccaaagcccacttcagtagctataaatagagattcATGCCAAGGGGAGACATTTgggagataaataaataaaataggtttGTCATCGTGAAGAATCAAGAGTGaaatagatgtgggtaggataAAATCACctgaattgataaaaaaaaatcataaaatcatatattCTAGGCAAAGAGGACATGTTAGGTCCTAACACTTGCATTCCAttgaattttctctttaattattttcttttaattcctttgcttcttactACTTATAAATTCCGGTTACCATTGATTCTTtgcttcttatttttaattcatattctttcttctatctctctcttttatttcttcacttataaattgaaaagtatTCCAGATAAGTACAACACAAAATTCCTATGAAAATTGACATTCAAACTTTCAAGACTTTATTACTTGAACATTTAATACAATTACCAAACGCTTAATAGACAGATGCAGAGTCCAATATAAAATCTACGAGAGGAGTTATTGGTTAAGTTAATCCACGATAATGGATAACTCATCCATTGACTTGAGGATAGGTTGTTGAGTGCAACATTTGGCAAATTGACCAAACTAggctcattttaaaaatttatttccaaaatggggttgttttgaaacttttttcAGGGGGGTCTGTTTCTGGAGGGGACTCGCCAATGGAGTTGACGAGTTGAACACGTGGCGGCACCTGGTGGACTCGCCAGTGGAGTTGGCGAGTTGATGTCCACGTGGCGGGTCCCGTCATTCGTACTGACGAAATGTTTTTTtacggaattttttttttaatttcaaacgggtataacttttgataggaatgtccgtttgaggcctATAAAAACATGCAAGTACCTCTAGCACTTAAATCCATCTCAATGCAACACAACTAGGATAATGGCAAAGGTATCTTTGTTTGTGGTGTGTGTGGTTTGCGTTCTggcattggcctctgctcagaGTGCTACCAATGTGAGAGCTACTTATCATTTGTACCAACCTGAACAGCATAATTGGGACTTACTCGCAGACAGTGCATATTGCTCGACTTGGGATGCTGACAAATCCATGGCATGGCGCAGCAAATACGGTTGGACCCTCTGGGCCTCAGGACCAACAAGCTTGTGGCAGGTGCTTGAGGGTATGTATTccttaatttctatttctaataACTAACTAACCTCTGTGGTATTGACTCTTGTATATTGCTATTAAAGGTTGGTCTAGTTTTAATTATACGACTCATATTTCGCAAGTTAGGACGTAAGTTCAAATTTAgctattaatttcaaaattttatcagTAGGTAATTCATAAGTATTTATGTACGTGATCTTTGGGTCTTAGAAATCTGTaagctttctccactaaaatcATCTGAGTGATAGTTGGGTATGGTGTTGCAATACATACTTAACGGTAATGGTGTGCACATGCCTGTCATTATATAAATAAGTGTGAGCATGCATTTTAGTAATTGGAATAAGATTATGTGTATGGTAGTTGTTTACGATGTTGTAATCCATATATACATAATCATGTGTATGCATTTAATAGAGAGCTAACTCGCCtgaatttttgttaataaaaaaagactaaggtaacatacatatataaattctgattaatttttggtttaatttgcTTGATCGAATAAAGCAAATAATTAGCATAATGAGACGAAGTTTGTTGCAGGTGACAAACACTAGAACAAAGGCTCAGGAAACGGTGAGAATTGTAGATCAGTGCAAAAACGGGGGCTTGCGGTGACTAAATTTTCTATAGCCAGAGCTGGATTAGTTCCTACTAGTTATATTACATGCtctactcagtcacaaaaggaATTCAATAAAGAAAGCCATACAAGTGCTTCATTGctgaatgataataaaataaataaagcgaTGCTATTTGGCTGTTCTTGATTTGAAAGGAGTAATTAATAGTATTACCATGCTTCATACATTTTTATATCATGTAATAGCCGAAATGGCTGACTGTTGTGTTGCGTGTCTAAAGCTGCCATTCTAAGTGTTTTGAGTACCGTCCATAAAAGAGAACTAGTTTTCTTCGGAGTAGACAAGTAACCGTAAGTTTGCTCTAGTAAGCAATAAATTACGAGTTGGGACCCGAAtgattttagaaagaaaaataaaagttgtaaTCAAATAGGCAAAATTCACAAACATGATTAgttgataattttattcttttaaacatGTAATCATAATTTGATTACTAACTCATGCGTatgaaaaaatatcttttagaaaaaattCAACTTCAGTGCTTCAAAGTTTTAGTCCTTCACTGTCGAATGCTtagttctaaaaaaaaaaaaatagacaaatacAACATACATGAAATGATTGGGACTATTAAAAGAGATTAATCTCTCACatacaatatatttaatattcaatCTTCAATCGTATCTTGAACAAAATTATCTAAGAgaatatttgtaaaaaataataactataatataataaaatctaaCCAATGAAACCCgatatattttatcataaaaaaatctatatttaaaacaaattcaatttataataatatttctaaatattgcaattagtttttatattgtttataattattttactcgACTAGATACATGTGatttctataataataataataaactgtTATGTTTCTATGTCTTGCGGGCTTATGATATTGGATttgacaacaaaaacaaaagtttagttttgatatataaaaaattcaatataataaaaaaacttaattgacaacaaaaataaaagtttagttttGATATATCAAAAAttcaatataacaaaaaaatttattagaaatccaaaataaaaatctcaTTTACCATAAACATATTAACCCTTGctaaccaaaaatatgtttaaatgtAAATCTTTAAATACACATCTTAACTATGTTGACAATTCAGAattaattctataaaaaaaattctgaacTTTAAACAAATGAATCCTACAACAGTATGGGAGAAATACCCATGAACCTGCATTGCCATTTTCATAATGTGTACTAATTCTGCAACAATTTTGGAACATGTCAAATAAGCATAACCTTTATAATTACTAAAACAATTTAATGAAACAGATTACTAGCTGACTCTTCCTATACGACAGTAACTAGTTAAAGaaaacacgcacacacacattGGGGAAAAAAGGATCAAGTGAATAAGGCTGCACCACCCGCAATATTTTGATCTCTTCTCTCTGAAACATGGTATTAACAAAAGGCTAAActatgatttattttcagccgTTCCATGAAATTTCCTCCCAGCCTCGACAGCTTCCCTGTAATAGACGATACTCAATGAGCTACACAGTACACATGCACTCGCTAACAACTTTCATAAACCACTTAGTAGATTGAAGACTACTATATGTGCTAGGTTGACAATGTGAGTTGCATCtataaaaatcacttaaaaCTCGAGTAGCAATCACATCTGTTGACCGAGGATACAGTAGTTTCTgttataattttgttagttaAACTTTTCTTTTGCTCCAATTTTATTGACAGACAGGCATTAACATGGTCTTCACCCTCATCCagtgattttaatatttttttcttaacagtCATAAGTCATCACACTAGCACTCTCTTATGCAATGCTCCACGTGTATAATGCATGTTTCTGTAAATTATGTTTGCCTCGTTCATAGGAATCATCCTTAATCTTGGTGATCATATTGATTCCTTTTGCATAGTTTAATGTCTATAAGCCAAGAAgtgttaataaataaaatagtatgCAGACCTGAACGCATTTACAAGCTCCTTATTTTCAGGATCAAGCGTTACTCCCTCATAAAAAGCATTTGCAGCTTCATCAAATTTCTGCAACAAGGATAACCAAGTATAGCTTTAGAAATGTTAATCATATATACTGCTAATAATGGAAAAGTTTCAGAGATAGCATGCCTGCAACAAACGCAGAGCCGCTCCTTCCCTATAACAAGCTTTTGGCCAATCTGGTCTTAAAGCTCTACAGGCCTTTGCATCAGCTAAAGCATGCTCAGCTTGGCCCAACTTAATCCAACAGAGACTTCTATTGGATAGCAAAGTAGCATCAATGGGGTTCAGATCAATTGCCTATAGacacatttaaaaaagaaaaataagaaaaaaacgcATTTGATAAACTGATCATCATATAGAATGAAGTACAGGCGGTATGCTCATGTCCAGTTACTCCAGTAGACACTGTAAGTTCATAATAGCATTGTGTAGACATATAACTAACAGAAGGGATTATCTGAACTTGTGCAAGTACTCGACAAATCTAAGTTACAGAAGAGGAAGAAATTCAAGAGGTAAATGAGAGATCAGAAGACTTTACTTGGGTATAAAAATCTATAGCCATATGATGGTCATTCCTTTTAAAAGCCCCATCCCCTCTTGACTTTGCTTCTGCTGCTCTCTTTTTTGCTTCAGGTGCCACCTAGATAAGTtgacaaagaaataaaaattacaaagataaaCTTTATACTCAGTTAACTGAAAGTTCAAAAATGTACTTTGTATCATAGGGATGAACGATTAATCACAGATTACCAACTTGACAAGGT encodes the following:
- the LOC114399319 gene encoding pathogenesis-related protein PR-4-like, producing MEKVGVRLVVLLCFIVTAAMAQNCGRQAGGQTCGNNLCCSQYGWCGNSEDHCSPSKNCQSTCWGSGGGGGGGESASNVRATYHNYLPEQHGWDLNAVSAYCSTWDAAKPYSWRSKYGWTAFCGPVGPRGRDACGKCLRVTNTGTGANIIVRIVDQCSNGGLDLDVGVFNRIDTDGRGYQQGHLIVNYQFVNCGD
- the LOC114399954 gene encoding pro-hevein-like; translation: MGKAWVGLVVLLCLIVTAIAEQCGRQAGGQTCPNNLCCSQYGWCGNTEEYCSPSKNCQSNCWGGGGGGGGGGGGESASNVRATYHYYEPEQHGWDLNAVSAYCSTWDASKPYSWRSKYGWTAFCGPVGPRGRDSCGKCLRVTNTGTGANTIVRIVDQCSNGGLDLDVGVFNRIDTDGRGYQQGHLIVNYQFVDCGNELDLTKPLLSILDAP